The genome window GGGCCGACGACCACCGGCATGGTGGTCTGGTGCTCGAAGCCTTGTTCGTCGTACTGGAACGAGGTGGTGCAGGTGAAAATCGGGTTGCCCTTCTGGATCGCGGTGACGCGCCGCGTGCTGAAGCTGCCGCCATCGCGCACGCGGTCTACCGAATACACCACCGGCAATGCGGCGTCGCCGGGGCGCAGGAAATAACCATGCAAGGAATGCACGTGCCGCGCTTCTTCTACGGTCTGGCTGGCCGCCGACAACGACTGGCCGAGCACCTGGCCGCCGAACAATTGGCGAAAGCCCAGGTCCTGGCTGCGGCCGCGAAAGAGGTTTTCCTCAATCGGCTCAAGGGTCAGCAAGTCCACCAGATCTTCCAATACTTGGCTCATAGAGCAACTCCTACAACAATCGATAGGGCATTCCGGGCTGCTTATCCGTGCAGCGTGTCCAACCATTGGGCGCGGGTGATGCGATACAAAACGTGATGGCGCAGCGGGTCATCGGCTGCGACCTTGGGGTGTTCAAAATCTGCCTGGGGATCGTAATGCATACCGATGGCCTGCATGACTTTTTGTGATGGCAGATTGGTTTCGGTGGTGAAGGACAGGATTTCATCCAGTTGCAGCCGATCGAAACCACAGCGCAATGCAGTCCAGGCCGCTTCGCTCGCGTAGCCCAGGCCCCAGTGCTCACGGGCCAGGCGCCAGCCGATCTCGACGGCCGGCCCAAAATCGGCTGCGAAATTGACATTTTGCAGCCCGGTCAGGCCGATAAACTCGCGCGTGTCCTTGCGCTGCAAGGCCCAAAAGCCAAAACCGTATTCGGCAAAATGGCCGCGAATCCGCCCAATCAGTGCGGCGCTTTCCAGATGGCTCAATTTGGCCGGGAAATAGCGCATCACCTGCGAGTCGGCGCACATGCGCGCAAATTCCGGCAGGTCGCTGTCGCGCCATTGGCGCAGCACCAGACGTGCGCTTTCCAACTCCAGTATCGGCTCCATGGGTCCCCTCCCTTGCCATGTGCGTGAGTGTACAGCGCTGGTAAGATCCTTCGCAGGTTCCCGTCAGAAAATCCCATGCCCTTGCCACTGATCTACCACGACGACTACAGCCCCGAGTTCCCAGCGGACCACCGGTTCCCCATGGATAAGTTTCGCCTGTTGCGCGACCACCTGGTGGACAGCGGCCTGACCGAGGACAGCCAATTGCTGCGCCCGGAGCTGTGCCCGGCAGAGATTCTGGCCCTCGCCCATGAACCTGGGTATATCGAACGCTACCTGAGCGGCGAGTTGTCCCGTGAAGACCAACGCCGCCTCGGCCTGCCCTGGAACGAAGCCCTGGCCCGGCGCACTGTGCGCGCGGTCGGCGGCTCGATACTGGCCGCCGAACAGGCGCTGGAACACGGCCTGGCCTGCCACCTGGCGGGTGGCACCCATCATGCGCATTACGATTACCCGGCCGGCTTTTGCATCTTCAATGACCTCGCGGTGATCAGCCATTACCTGCTGGCCAGCGGGCGGGTCAACCGCATACTGATCTTCGACTGTGACGTGCATCAGGGCGACGGCACCGCACGCATCCTCCACGACACGCCGGATGCAATCACCGTATCGCTGCACTGCGAAAAAAACTTCCCCGCCCGCAAGGCCCAGAGTGACTGGGACATCCCGCTGCCCATGGGCATGGGCGATGCCGATTACCTCAAAACCGTGGACGACGCGCTCAACTATTTGCTGCCGCTTTACCAGCCGGACCTAGTGCTGTACGACGCCGGTGTCGATGTGCATAAAGATGACGCCCTCGGTTACCTCAAGCTGACAGATGCAGGCCTCGCCGCGCGGGATGAAAGCGTGATGCGCCACTGCCTGGGCCGCGACATTCCGGTCATGGGCGTGATTGGTGGTGGCTACAGCAAGGACCGCCCTGCCTTGGCCCGCCGCCACGGCATCCTGCATCACAGTGCACAGCGGGTGTGGACGTCATCCGGTTGTCATTGAAGTGTGAGCGTTACCCACAATGCCTGTGGAACGGCCTGTGGATAACTTGAGCGTAAGCGCCTGAGAGCGAGTGGCCGCATGGCTTGTAGGAAAGTGTACGTTTTTTGATCAGGCAGCGATGCCGCCGTCGGGTAGAATGCTCGGCCTATTCCGCGACCGTAGCCTTGCCCATGCCTCAAGCCCCTTCTCACCACGTCACCATCATCGGCGGCGGCCCTGCCGGGCTGATGGCCGCTGAAGTCTTGAGCCAGGCGGGCGTGCAGGTGGACCTGTATGACGGCATGCCGTCGGTGGGGCGCAAATTCCTGCTGGCGGGCGTGGGCGGCATGAACATCACCCACTCCGAGGCCTACCCCGCGTTCCTGTCGCGCTACGCCGAACGCGCGCCGCAGATGGCGCCATTGCTGCGCGGGTTTGGTGCCGAGGCGTTGTGCGAATGGATTCATGGCCTGGGCATTCAAACCTTTGTCGGCACCTCCGGCCGCGTGTTTCCTACCGACATGAAAGCCGCCCCGCTGCTGCGCGCCTGGCTCAAGCGCCTGCGCGACCAAGGCGTGGTTATCCACACCCGGCATCGTTGGTTGGGCTGGACCGCCGACGGCGGTTTACTTATCCACAGCCCGGACGGCGAGAAAACTGTCCACAGCGATGCCATGCTGCTGGCCTTGGGTGGCGGCAGTTGGTCACGCCTGGGCTCCGACGGCGCGTGGCTCACATTGCTGGAAGACAAAGGCGTGCCCTGCGCCCCGCTGCAACCGAGCAATTGCGGCTTCGAGGTGTCAGCCTGGAGCGAATTGATGGTCAGCAAATTCGCCGGCGCGCCGTTGAAAAACGTCGCCATCGGCGTGGCGGATGACAAGCCTCGGCTGGGGGAATGTGTGGTCACGGCCACGGGTATCGAGGGCAGTTTGATCTACGCACTGTCGGCACCGATTCGTGAAGCGATCAACCGCGCGGGCTCAGCCACCGTGCACATCGACCTGCTGCCAAGCAAGCCGTTGGACAAAGTCCAGGCGGCCTTGGCCAAACCGCGTGGTTCGCGCTCGATGAGCAAGCATCTGCACAGCCAGTTGGGGTTGGACGGGGTGAAAGCGGCGCTGTTGCGTGAGTTGGCGCCTAGCGCGCACTTCAATGATCCGGCGCTGTTGGCGATGGATATCAAGGCACTGCCACTGACGCTGGTGAAGACACGGCCAATGGATGAGGCGATCAGCACCGCGGGCGGCGTGCCGTTCGAGGCGTTGGATGAGCGGTTGATGCTCAAGCAATTGCCGGGGGTGTTTTGTGCGGGGGAGATGCTGGATTGGGAAGCGCCGACCGGCGGCTACCTACTCACAGGATGCTTTGCCAGTGGGCGAGCGGCTGGGCGAGGGATGTTGGAGTGGCTTAAGCACTGAGGTCTGTAGCGAACTCAAAGCCGCCTTCGCGAGCAAGCCCGCTCCCACACTTGGAATGCATTTCAAATGTGGGAGCGGGCTTGCTCGCGAAGAGGCCCTCAATAACGCCTCAACTCTTATTTTTTCTTACGCGGCCCAGTGTTAAACACCGGCACCTTGCGCACCGGCTTAATCGACGGCTCAGCCGGCGCTACGTCGCCACTCTCCACCCACTTACCCAAATTGCGCTTACCGCCACCGCCACCCGACGCCTTAGGCTTCTTCGGTTTCTTCGGCTTCTTCACCACTTGCCCACTGGCGTCGGTATCCGGCACGCGGTGCTCAGGCTCGAAATCCGCTTCCATCTTGCGGGTCAAGGTCTGACGCGTGAGCATCTCGATGGCCGACAGCATGTTCACCTCATCGGCACACACCAGGGAAATCGCCTCACCGGTGTTACCTGCGCGGCCGGTGCGGCCGATACGGTGGATGTAATCCTCGGCCACGATCGGCAGGTCAAAGTTGACCACCAGCGGCAAGTCTTCAATATCCAACCCCCGCGCGGCCACGTCGGTGGCGACCAGAATCTGCACGTCGCTGGACTTGAAACGGTCCAGTGCACGCTGACGAGTGGCTTGGGGCTTGTCGCCGTGGATGCCATCGGCATTGATGCCCAGGCCCTGCAATTTATCCACCAGCGCATCCACGCCGTTACGGGTCTTGGCGAACACCAGCACCTGCTTCCAGCGGCCTTTGCGCATCAGGTGCACAAACAGCTCCGGCTTGCGCTTCTTGTCCACCGGCACCACCCATTGCTTCACGGTGTTGGCGGCGACGTTGCGCGGGCTGACTTCAACAGTCAGTGGGTCGTTGAGCATCTGCCCGGCCAGCAAGCGGATCTCATCGGAGAAGGTCGCGGAGAACAGCAAGGTCTGGCGCTTTTTCGGCAGCATGCGATAAATGTTGGCCAGCTCTTCGGAGAAGCCCAGGTCGAGCATGCGGTCGGCTTCATCCAGCACCAGGGTTTGCAGCTGATTGAGCTTCAGTGCGTTCTGGCGGAACAGGTCGATCAGGCGGCCAGGCGTGGCGACCAGAATGTCGACGCCCTTGCGCAGCTTCATCATCTGCGGGTTGATGCTCACGCCGCCATACACCGCGTAAGTGGTCAGCGGCAGGTGCTGGGCGTATTCGGCAACACTGGTGTGAACCTGCTCGGCCAGTTCACGGGTCGGGCACAGGATCAGCGCGCGCGCCGAGTTGGCAGCGACTTTCGGCCCTTCCATGGTCAGCAGTTGCAGCAGCGGCAGGGCGAAACCGGCGGTCTTGCCGGTGCCGGTCTGGGCCGCAGCCATCAGGTCGCGACCGGCCAGCACCGCCGGAATGGCTTGCGCCTGCACCGGCGTCGGGGTCTGGTAGCCAAGCGTCTCAAGGGCGCGCAGCAAGGGTTCGATCAGGCCAAGGGTGGCGAAAGTCATGTGTTTACCGTAGGAAAAATTCAGCGCATAGGCGTAATGCGCCGCAGTTTACCTTATTTCCGGCTTGGGCTTTCGCCACTGGGGCAGGCTGATCAACAGCACCGCGCTGATGATCACCAGCATGGCCAAGGCTTCTTCCATGCCGATGGTCTCGCCGACGAACACAATGCCCAACAACACGGCGACGGCCGGGTTCACATAGGCATAGCTGGTCGCCGCCGCCGGGCGCACGTGCTTGAGCAGGTACATATAGGCGTTGAAGGCGATGATCGAGCCAAACACGGCCAGATACGCCAAGGCCAGCCAGCCCTCAAGCGGCGGGATGGAATGCAGTCGCTCACCGGTCAGTGCACTGCCCACCAGCAACAACACACCCGCAATGATCATCTCGGCCGCGCTGGCCATGGCGCCCGGCGGCAGCGGCAAATGCCGGCTCCATACCGAACCGAAGGCCCAGGAAGCGGCAGCAAACAGCAACAACATGGCACCTGTCGGGCTCGATTGCAGGTTGGAGCCCATGTTGAGCATGGCGATGCCGATAATCCCCAGCACCACCCCGGCCCACTCCAGACGCGTATTACGCGCGCCCCAGAAATACCCGCACAACAAGGTGAACAACGGCACCGTCGCCACCGCCAGCGCGGCCACACCGGAGGCCACCCCGGTGTGTTCGGCCACCGTCACCGCGCCATTACCAAAGGTCAGCAGCAAAACGCCGATCTTGGCGGCCGCCTTCCACTGCACCCACGTCGGCGCAGGCGCCCCGCGCCAGCGCAAAAAGCCATACATCGCCAACCCCGCCACCAGGAATCGAATCCCGCCCAACATCAGCGGCGGCCAGTACTCCACGCCGATTCGAATCACCAGGTAGGTAGAACCCCAGATCACATACAACGCAAAAAAGGCGGCGATCAACGGTAAGGGAAAGCGACGTGGGCCAGGCATTGGGTAGCTCTGCGGCAGGGAACGGGAGGCTTATTCTAAAAAGGCAGCACGCTAAACATAAGTTACAAAACCTGTTTAAAGCGCCCATACACTTTTCAAAGCATGGTTATGAGGGCTATAACCCGTGGATTCGAAAGCCACGCATGACCGGAGCCTTATCATGGACAAATACGACCGCATGCTCCTCAGCGCCCTGCTCAAAGACGGCCGCGCTTCCTACGCCGAACTGGCCCGCACGGTAAACCTCTCCGCGCCGGCCGTGGCTGAACGCGTGGCCAAGCTGGAAGCCAGCGGCGTAATCACCGGGTATCAGGCCAAGGTGGACCTGTCCAAAATCGGCTTGCCGATCCAGTGCACGATCGAGCTGCGCTTGACCAACAACGGCAGCCAGAAGGTGTACGACGCATTGGCTGAAATCCCCGAACTAACCGAATGCCACCGGGTGACAGGCGACCCGTGCGTGATCATGCAGGCGGCAGTGGGCTCGATGCCGGAGTTGGAGAACCTGATCAACCGGGTGGCGAAGTTCGGGTTCAGCAAGACCTCGATTATTTTGTCCAGCGCGATAGAGCGGCGGGTGCCGTTGGGGCAGTTGGAGGCCAATGGGAAAAACGGCGGCTGATACACCGCCATCGCGGGCGAGCCCGCTCCCACAGTTGACCGAGTCGCCAGGCCTGGATGCAAGCTACTGTGGGAGATGGCTTGTCGGGTCGCCGCATCGCTGCGATGGCGTCAGCTGCGTCACCGCTTCCCGTTCTTTTGAAGGACATTTCCGAGCACCGTTTCATACCTTGTTCCGGCTGAATTCCGCCGCTAGTCTTCACCTCGTCATCGGCCCTTCGGTGACCGGAAGTGCAAGCCGAAATTGGCGGAAGGAGAGCGTCAAAAGTCCCGGAGATTCAACAT of Pseudomonas fluorescens contains these proteins:
- a CDS encoding GNAT family N-acetyltransferase, encoding MEPILELESARLVLRQWRDSDLPEFARMCADSQVMRYFPAKLSHLESAALIGRIRGHFAEYGFGFWALQRKDTREFIGLTGLQNVNFAADFGPAVEIGWRLAREHWGLGYASEAAWTALRCGFDRLQLDEILSFTTETNLPSQKVMQAIGMHYDPQADFEHPKVAADDPLRHHVLYRITRAQWLDTLHG
- a CDS encoding histone deacetylase family protein, whose translation is MPLPLIYHDDYSPEFPADHRFPMDKFRLLRDHLVDSGLTEDSQLLRPELCPAEILALAHEPGYIERYLSGELSREDQRRLGLPWNEALARRTVRAVGGSILAAEQALEHGLACHLAGGTHHAHYDYPAGFCIFNDLAVISHYLLASGRVNRILIFDCDVHQGDGTARILHDTPDAITVSLHCEKNFPARKAQSDWDIPLPMGMGDADYLKTVDDALNYLLPLYQPDLVLYDAGVDVHKDDALGYLKLTDAGLAARDESVMRHCLGRDIPVMGVIGGGYSKDRPALARRHGILHHSAQRVWTSSGCH
- a CDS encoding TIGR03862 family flavoprotein; its protein translation is MPQAPSHHVTIIGGGPAGLMAAEVLSQAGVQVDLYDGMPSVGRKFLLAGVGGMNITHSEAYPAFLSRYAERAPQMAPLLRGFGAEALCEWIHGLGIQTFVGTSGRVFPTDMKAAPLLRAWLKRLRDQGVVIHTRHRWLGWTADGGLLIHSPDGEKTVHSDAMLLALGGGSWSRLGSDGAWLTLLEDKGVPCAPLQPSNCGFEVSAWSELMVSKFAGAPLKNVAIGVADDKPRLGECVVTATGIEGSLIYALSAPIREAINRAGSATVHIDLLPSKPLDKVQAALAKPRGSRSMSKHLHSQLGLDGVKAALLRELAPSAHFNDPALLAMDIKALPLTLVKTRPMDEAISTAGGVPFEALDERLMLKQLPGVFCAGEMLDWEAPTGGYLLTGCFASGRAAGRGMLEWLKH
- a CDS encoding DEAD/DEAH box helicase; the protein is MTFATLGLIEPLLRALETLGYQTPTPVQAQAIPAVLAGRDLMAAAQTGTGKTAGFALPLLQLLTMEGPKVAANSARALILCPTRELAEQVHTSVAEYAQHLPLTTYAVYGGVSINPQMMKLRKGVDILVATPGRLIDLFRQNALKLNQLQTLVLDEADRMLDLGFSEELANIYRMLPKKRQTLLFSATFSDEIRLLAGQMLNDPLTVEVSPRNVAANTVKQWVVPVDKKRKPELFVHLMRKGRWKQVLVFAKTRNGVDALVDKLQGLGINADGIHGDKPQATRQRALDRFKSSDVQILVATDVAARGLDIEDLPLVVNFDLPIVAEDYIHRIGRTGRAGNTGEAISLVCADEVNMLSAIEMLTRQTLTRKMEADFEPEHRVPDTDASGQVVKKPKKPKKPKASGGGGGKRNLGKWVESGDVAPAEPSIKPVRKVPVFNTGPRKKK
- the yedA gene encoding drug/metabolite exporter YedA; its protein translation is MPGPRRFPLPLIAAFFALYVIWGSTYLVIRIGVEYWPPLMLGGIRFLVAGLAMYGFLRWRGAPAPTWVQWKAAAKIGVLLLTFGNGAVTVAEHTGVASGVAALAVATVPLFTLLCGYFWGARNTRLEWAGVVLGIIGIAMLNMGSNLQSSPTGAMLLLFAAASWAFGSVWSRHLPLPPGAMASAAEMIIAGVLLLVGSALTGERLHSIPPLEGWLALAYLAVFGSIIAFNAYMYLLKHVRPAAATSYAYVNPAVAVLLGIVFVGETIGMEEALAMLVIISAVLLISLPQWRKPKPEIR
- a CDS encoding Lrp/AsnC family transcriptional regulator, with product MDKYDRMLLSALLKDGRASYAELARTVNLSAPAVAERVAKLEASGVITGYQAKVDLSKIGLPIQCTIELRLTNNGSQKVYDALAEIPELTECHRVTGDPCVIMQAAVGSMPELENLINRVAKFGFSKTSIILSSAIERRVPLGQLEANGKNGG